ATTAAATTCTTCTAAATTATTAGAATCGAAAAGTTCTAGCTGCATGATTCGGCTATCAATTCTCCCTAGGGTGGATCGGCCAATTAAAATAAAGATTAAAACCGTAGTCGATCAATATTCTAACTTATCGTCCCCTAACCTAACCGACAACTCAGCTTTTTTGCTTTTTACTTTTTACTTAACGTGATATACTGCCAAAGGAAAAAATGACGTTTTAATTAGTCTGCGTGAATAGCCAATCCTCGACAATTATAGAACAGGTTAGAGTCCTTGACCCCCTGACACAAACCGATCGCATTGCCGATGTCTGGATTGAGGAGGGGGTAATTAAAGCGATCGAATCTCAGCTTCCCCCAAGAGAAAATAGTAACTATATTTCCGGTCAAAACTGTATTTTTGCCCCCGGATTAGTCGATCTCTACAGTCATTCCGGGGAACCCGGCCACGAGGACCGAGAAACCCTCGCATCTCTGATCGAAGCTGCCACGGCCGGAGGCTGCACCCGGGTGGCAATTCTCCCCAATACTCTCCCACCCCTCGATCACCCCGCACTTCTTAGCACATTACAGCAAAAAAGTCAAGGGTTTTTTGACTCAAAATCGACTCGTCTGCATTTTTGGGCAAGTCTCACCCTAGGAAGACAAGGGCAAAAAATGACGGAATTAGCCGATTTAATGCCTGTAGCGGTGGGTTTTACCGATAATCGCAGCCTGGAAGATTTGGGACTGTTGCGGCGCTTATTGGAATACCTAAAACCCTTCGGCAAAAATATCGCCCTTTCCCCGGTAAATCAGCAATTAAAGGGTAATGGAGTCATGCGTGAGGGAGAAACCTCGATTCGCCTAGGTTTACCGGGGGATCCTGCTATTTCCGAAACCACTGCTTTAGCCACAATTTTAGAAATCGTCGGCGAAATTAATACACCTGTTCACCTAATGCGAATTTCCACCCGTCGGGGAGTGGAATTAATTCGCGAGGCAAAAATGCGGGGATTGCCGATAACCGCTAGTGTGACGTGGTTGCATCTGCTCTTAAATACAGGATCGATCGCCAGCTATCATCCCAGTTTACACCTCGCTCCACCCTTAGGCCACGAAAGCGATCGCAAGGCGTTAATTGCGGCAATTAAGGAGGGAATTATCGATGCAATCGCGATCGATCATCGTCCCTATACCTACGAAGAAAAAACCGTCTCTTTTGCAGAAGCACCCCCCGGCGCGATCGGGTTAGAATTAGCTTTACCGCTACTCTGGGAAAAATTAGTAATAACTGGGCAATTATCAGCTTTACAATTGTGGCAAGCGCTTAGTCTCAATCCCTGTCATTGTTTACAACAAAAACCGGCATCTCTCAACCCCGGTAATCCCGCAGAAGCAATTCTTTTTCATCCCCAAGCAAGCTGGAAAGTAACGGCAAATAATCTTCACTCTCTCAGTCATAATACTTTCTGGTTAAATCAAACAATTACGGGAAAAGTCTTAGAAATGTGGAATTTTTAAAGGGTGGCCGATTTCTATCTTGAGACTCTCCTAGTTTTTTGGATAATGATCGGCTAGAATTCTAGAGAGAACTAGAGTAATGACATGGAAAAAGAACTGGTATCGGACAAGCGCGGTTATCTGCTTCGCACGGTGGCAGAAGCTAAAGAAATTGTCCTTAATTGGTTGCGGGAAATAAATTTAGTTAATGCGATTAAATTAGGTTTACCAGAAGTGGATGACAGATATCATATTTGGCGAGTTCCTTTATGTAATGAACAGAAAAAAACCGTTGGGGAAGTGGTGATCGATGCCTACACCAACGAAATTTTAGCCGATAGGACAACCCGGACTGAAATTATTATCGCTCGTCTGTTAAAACAGGATGAATCTAAATTAGAAAACTGCAAGAAACCCAAAAAAGAATATAAGCTTTCCTCTCTGAGAAATACCATCGGATTTGGTGATTGTAGCGAACTTTTGGAGGAAATGCCCGCAGAAAGTGTTGATTTAATCTTTACCTCACCACCCTATTTTAATGCTCGTCCGGAATATTCGGAATTTGAAGAATACGAAAGCTATCTATTGAAGCTGCGACAGGTGATCAGAAAATGTCATCGAGTTTTGAGTGAAGGACGTTTTTTTGTCATTAATATTTCTCCCGTGCTGTTGCGTCGCGCTTCGCGTAATCAAGCTTCTAAACGTATTGCTGTTCCCTTTGATTTGCATCGAATTTTTATTGAAGAAGGTTACGACTTTATTGATGATATTATTTGGCTAAAACCAGAGGGAGCAGGGTGGGCAACTGGTAGAGGGCGCAGATTTGCCGCCGATCGAAACCCTCTCCAATACAAAACCGTGCCAGTGACTGAATACGTTTTAGTCTATCGTAAACACACGGATTTACTCATCGATTGGCATATTCGCAATCATCCCGATCAAGAAGTAGTAAAAGCCTCAAAAATTGCCGATGGTTATGAACACACTAATGTTTGGAAGATTAACCCAGTCACCAACTCAAAACATCCCGCCGCTTTTCCCGTAGAATTGGCAGAAAAAGTGATTAATTATTACTCTTTTAAAGGTGATGTGGTTTTAGATCCCTTTGCTGGTTCAGGAACCGTGGGACTAGCGGCCGCTTCTTTAGATAGACGTTTTGTTTTATTCGAGAGTAATTTTAATTATATTGAAATGATACGAAAGCTAATTACTGAAGGCAATCAGACTGATTTAGACTCAATTATTTGGCTTAATTGTCCGTTATAACACTAACAATAAGCAAGATAAACCCCATGACAGCCAGTAAAAGTCACGCTTATTTTACTCCAAAAGACTATCTAGAAATAGAGAAAATTAGCCCCATTAAACCTGAATATATGCGAGGGCAAATCTTGGCAATGGCTGGGACAAGTAAAGCCCATGTTATCATCACGGGTAATCTTTCAGCCCAACTAATTAACCGTAACCTTTCAGGGGTGAACAGAAGCACTGTATTGGCTAAAAAAAGAAAAAGCTCCCACCATGAAAGTGACAGCTAACTTGATTCTCTATTTGCACTGAATACAATTTAATTTGCTATCAGAATCCTAATGTCTTGGAATTCATGACCGACGCAATAGTTACCGACAGTTTATTTATGGAATTGGTGAAGTAGATCGCGAAATTCCGGAAAACTAATCTGATTATCGCGACTTGTATCGGCCTGTTGTAACATAGCTTCGATTTCCTTGTCTGTCACCCCCGGTTCGATCGCCTGAAGACAAGCTTTCAACTCCTCAAGGCTAATTTGTCCAGAGCCATCACTATCGAATAGCTGGAATCTTTCCAATAAAATCCTTTCCTGTTGATCACGATCGCTGTCACTACTAAAAGATAGACGATCGAAGACCTGAAAAGCGCGGGCGATATTTTGCCATAATTGATGGGCCAAAGGACGATGGAGAATCGTTTCTTCCTCCTGACCAGTAACTCCGTACTGGCGACGCAAAGACTCGACAGTTTCCGTTTCTGCAGCCGGCAATTCCGTCAATAAATGCTCGATCGCCTCCCTGGAACTCTTACCGGTTAACACTTCCAGCAATTCCGACCCCACTTTGCGATCGGGGTCTTTTTTCCAAGTCACCAAGAGACTTTCTAACAAAGCATCGCGATAACTCTGCAAACGTAACCAATCCTCGCGACTATACTGCTTTTCCGGATCGAGAAGTTCGGCCGATTCCACACCCAACTCTGTGAGAATTGCCTGATGTTCTGCCTCGGTAATCGTCAACTCTAGGCGCATTTGTTGCAGGATTTCGAGGCTGTGGCCGAAGTCAGTATATCCCTCCTCCAAAGCCTCTTTTAACACGGCTTTATAGGCTTTTAAACGCTTCTGGTGGGTGAAATCCGGCAGTATCTTGGCTAATACATACACCTCATCCGCCTGCAAAGCTTCCAGCGATCGCCCATCGAGATATTTAGCTGTATCGAGACCCAGTTTACCCAACTGTTTACGCAATCTTCCCGCTAGTCCTTCCCGTTGGTAAAGACCCGGATTCCTTGTCCAGGTGCGATATAACCATAAACTACTCAAAACCGCCAGTAAAATACTAGCGAAATAATGCCAAAATTTTGGCAAAAGATTAATAAAAGGACGACCACCGAAAATAAAGAAGAAATTGAAAATCAGAAAAGTTCCGACAGTAAAGACGCGGTGACGGATAATTTCGGTCGGTAAGGGCGACTTTTTGCGAATTCTATAGACTTTATAGGCATTTTCCACTTTTTTACCGAGAAAGTAACCCAAAAAAGTGCAGATTGCCAAAGTTAAGGGAACAGCTACCAACTTCGGAATCGCAATTGCCTGACCGGCAAGATAAAAACCCGGTTTAAAGAGGGATTCTAGTTGATTTTCGTCGTGCGCCCAAGCTCCAGAGAAATAATAGTCCCAATTGCCAGCATAAAGATAATAATAGATAAAATAGCCAAAAACTAAACCAAAATAACCGTAATAAAGCCATTGGCGATCGCTGTTAGTTATCCCGTCCCAATAGGATCTTTCCGCATCGATATCGATACAGGGACTCTGACAGGCAACACAGGCACTTTGTTCGCTACCATCTTCATGGACAATGCGACACATGGATTGAGTAATGCCACCGCGACTGTCTTCGTGAGCGGTGCTATTTAGTAAACCCCTTGGTTCACCGTAAATCCTCTGAACCGGACTCATGGGACAAAAATAATTACACCAAGATTTGCCCCCATACCAATAACCGACAAAGATCGCCGCTAGAATAGTAAAGGTTAAAAAGCTACCCAAGAATAAGCGATCGGAATTATAAAAGAGAATCCGTCCGCATAAACCCAAAAATAACAGACTGAATTGTAGATAGAGATAATTCTGGGCTAACCAAGAGTTTTTCGGCACTTTATAGATTTCAGAGCGGACTTTTCCCGATTTATCGGTCTGTTTTTTCTGACGCTGTTTACCCAAAGCGCGTGGTATTTGAGAAAGAAAGGATAAAGGACAGATACGCCGCCAGAGTTCGTGACCGAATACTAATAAGATAAAAATGCCACTAGGAACCACTATTCCCCAAAAAATCGGCGCACCTAACTGATAGGAGGATTGGGGTAGGCAAACTCCCTGGACTTTAATGCACACATCGGGATCAACTCTCAGGGGACTAGAAAGATTGTTAGGATCGGTTAATTTTGCTGAAATAGGGTCAAAAAACAGAGAAAATATCAGAATTAACCAAGCGATGGTCACAACCCATCGCAGATAGTGCATTGAGCGTTCGGGAATTTGTGCAAACATAGACCTAAGTAGTGATGTAGAAGCGACTTTTAAGGGAGATAGGTGTCTAATTGTTGAATTCTAACGCTTTTCCAGGAATGGCGGCGAAAAACTCTCCTTTTTGATAGACTATATTACCATTAACAATAGTTACTGCTGGCCATCCCGTCAAACTCCAACCCTCAAAAGGACTCCAATCAGATTGAGATAAATTGATGGGTCTGGTGGAAGCAAGGAAACCCGACACAAACCTCTTATTTGTTTACTTAGTACAAATGCTTGCTTATTCCTAGTGCGCTGAGGAAATTTGTCTAGAGGATTCTGAGTCAGCATTTCCAACCAAAACGCAATAGCTTTCTTATTCAACTAATTTCTCTGGCGAGTAGAGAGAGTTTCGTTAACCAATGCGTCGGGAAGCATACCCTACAGTTTCCATTCAACTAATTTCTAAGCGCGAGTAGAGAGTCAATTGCAAGAGTGTCTACCCTCACCTGTAAACTTAAATGCGTCCTAACTTATTTAAGAAGGATTAATATTTTGTGGCGTGCCACAATGATAACAATAGGGCATAAATTTATAAGTTAAATTATGACAATGAGGACATTCGACATATTGAGCATAACCACAATGAGGACAATGTGAATGATCATTATGAATTTTTTTACCGCAATTTAAACAACGAGATTTTTCGACTCTTTTACTAGCTTGAGTTTTAGGATTAAAAACAATTTGTTGGAAAAATTTGATGATACCAAAACCAATGGCAGGGATTAAAAATATATATAAATAATTAATTAAAAATACTAAACCACCGAAAATAACGGTAATAATATCAAAAATAAATTCAAAAATAACTCCTACCTGCAAAAATTCAAATATTTTAATTAGTAATGGAATAAAAAAGATAACTAATAAATGCCAACTCATTAAAGAAAGCAATCCATATCCCTTTTCTATGGATAATTTATGGACAAATAAACTAATAAAGATTAGAGGTAATAAGAAGATAAGTTGGAAAATAATTTGAATAGATGGATACCAAAATGAAGCTTTTTCATAACCTTGTTTAACTTCACTAAATTTAACCTCTGAATTTAATAAAGAAAGAAAACTGACGGTTTCAGAAGTGGCTAATAATTGTTGTTTTAATTCCTTAATTTCTGTCTTGAGATTATTAATATTAAGGTTATTTTTATCTAATTCTTGCTTTGCTTTTTGGGCTTCAACTTCATTGATGGATAAATTACTAGGTTGACCTACAATTTGTTCTAATAAACTAGAGTCATATTGACTGCGAATAGTACGATTTTTTTCTTGAAGGGAAGTTACTTGTTTTTGCTTATCTTCTATGGTAGTGAAAATTAGCTTATTATTCGGTTGATTTATATTATTTTTAAGACTGGCAAAATTAACACAAATAGGAGATACTTTTCCTAAGTGTCTTTCTGGAGATTGGTCATAATTTTCGGGGATATAGGGAACTCTATTTAAATTTAAGATTTCACTTACTATTAAAAAATCTCGATCGCTATTTTTATTTTGTTGATAACTTTGCCATTGATCATAACAAGGATAGGCTTGAGAAGGACTTAAATACCATCTACTAATACTATCTAATCCTAAAAAAACGTTAATGAGAATAAACAAATCAATAACAATAATAACCGTTAAACTGATTTTATTAACTGGTTCATTATTAATGTTTCTTGATTTTGTAAAAAATAGATCAATAAAATTTCTTATTTTTCTGAACATCTTGAGTTTTTAATATGGGTTACATCCAACTAATTTCTCCAGCGAGTGGAGAGATTCCAGCCTTCCAGTAGAGAGCAACATCTCTATTTTGTTTCCATTCAATTAGTTTCTCCAGCGAATGAAGAGGTCAATAAAGCGATTGAAGAAAAAGGAGCTAGACTAATTTATTTACCCCCTTAATCTCCCGATTTTGCCCCGATTGAAAATTTTTAATCAAAAATCAAGTCAATCTTGAGAATAGGACTTTCCTTGATTTGTAAATCTCTTACATCTGCAACCCCCTCCCTTTTAGCAATTTCTTCAATAATATCTTTAACAAAATCGGGTTC
This portion of the Microcystis aeruginosa NIES-2549 genome encodes:
- a CDS encoding dihydroorotase; the encoded protein is MNSQSSTIIEQVRVLDPLTQTDRIADVWIEEGVIKAIESQLPPRENSNYISGQNCIFAPGLVDLYSHSGEPGHEDRETLASLIEAATAGGCTRVAILPNTLPPLDHPALLSTLQQKSQGFFDSKSTRLHFWASLTLGRQGQKMTELADLMPVAVGFTDNRSLEDLGLLRRLLEYLKPFGKNIALSPVNQQLKGNGVMREGETSIRLGLPGDPAISETTALATILEIVGEINTPVHLMRISTRRGVELIREAKMRGLPITASVTWLHLLLNTGSIASYHPSLHLAPPLGHESDRKALIAAIKEGIIDAIAIDHRPYTYEEKTVSFAEAPPGAIGLELALPLLWEKLVITGQLSALQLWQALSLNPCHCLQQKPASLNPGNPAEAILFHPQASWKVTANNLHSLSHNTFWLNQTITGKVLEMWNF
- a CDS encoding DNA-methyltransferase, with the translated sequence MEKELVSDKRGYLLRTVAEAKEIVLNWLREINLVNAIKLGLPEVDDRYHIWRVPLCNEQKKTVGEVVIDAYTNEILADRTTRTEIIIARLLKQDESKLENCKKPKKEYKLSSLRNTIGFGDCSELLEEMPAESVDLIFTSPPYFNARPEYSEFEEYESYLLKLRQVIRKCHRVLSEGRFFVINISPVLLRRASRNQASKRIAVPFDLHRIFIEEGYDFIDDIIWLKPEGAGWATGRGRRFAADRNPLQYKTVPVTEYVLVYRKHTDLLIDWHIRNHPDQEVVKASKIADGYEHTNVWKINPVTNSKHPAAFPVELAEKVINYYSFKGDVVLDPFAGSGTVGLAAASLDRRFVLFESNFNYIEMIRKLITEGNQTDLDSIIWLNCPL
- a CDS encoding EF-hand domain-containing protein: MFAQIPERSMHYLRWVVTIAWLILIFSLFFDPISAKLTDPNNLSSPLRVDPDVCIKVQGVCLPQSSYQLGAPIFWGIVVPSGIFILLVFGHELWRRICPLSFLSQIPRALGKQRQKKQTDKSGKVRSEIYKVPKNSWLAQNYLYLQFSLLFLGLCGRILFYNSDRLFLGSFLTFTILAAIFVGYWYGGKSWCNYFCPMSPVQRIYGEPRGLLNSTAHEDSRGGITQSMCRIVHEDGSEQSACVACQSPCIDIDAERSYWDGITNSDRQWLYYGYFGLVFGYFIYYYLYAGNWDYYFSGAWAHDENQLESLFKPGFYLAGQAIAIPKLVAVPLTLAICTFLGYFLGKKVENAYKVYRIRKKSPLPTEIIRHRVFTVGTFLIFNFFFIFGGRPFINLLPKFWHYFASILLAVLSSLWLYRTWTRNPGLYQREGLAGRLRKQLGKLGLDTAKYLDGRSLEALQADEVYVLAKILPDFTHQKRLKAYKAVLKEALEEGYTDFGHSLEILQQMRLELTITEAEHQAILTELGVESAELLDPEKQYSREDWLRLQSYRDALLESLLVTWKKDPDRKVGSELLEVLTGKSSREAIEHLLTELPAAETETVESLRRQYGVTGQEEETILHRPLAHQLWQNIARAFQVFDRLSFSSDSDRDQQERILLERFQLFDSDGSGQISLEELKACLQAIEPGVTDKEIEAMLQQADTSRDNQISFPEFRDLLHQFHK
- a CDS encoding zinc ribbon domain-containing protein, with protein sequence MFRKIRNFIDLFFTKSRNINNEPVNKISLTVIIVIDLFILINVFLGLDSISRWYLSPSQAYPCYDQWQSYQQNKNSDRDFLIVSEILNLNRVPYIPENYDQSPERHLGKVSPICVNFASLKNNINQPNNKLIFTTIEDKQKQVTSLQEKNRTIRSQYDSSLLEQIVGQPSNLSINEVEAQKAKQELDKNNLNINNLKTEIKELKQQLLATSETVSFLSLLNSEVKFSEVKQGYEKASFWYPSIQIIFQLIFLLPLIFISLFVHKLSIEKGYGLLSLMSWHLLVIFFIPLLIKIFEFLQVGVIFEFIFDIITVIFGGLVFLINYLYIFLIPAIGFGIIKFFQQIVFNPKTQASKRVEKSRCLNCGKKIHNDHSHCPHCGYAQYVECPHCHNLTYKFMPYCYHCGTPQNINPS